One genomic segment of Isachenkonia alkalipeptolytica includes these proteins:
- a CDS encoding sodium ion-translocating decarboxylase subunit beta, producing LVAIIVSLLLPPATPLIGMLMFGNLLKECTVTDRLSQTAQNELINIVTILLGISVGASAKAEQFLEFETIQIIVLGVVAFGVGTASGLIIAKLMNKISKKAINPLIGAAGVSAVPMASRVVQSVGQKENPSNFLLMHAMGPNVSGVIGSAVAAGVMLSLFGG from the coding sequence TTTTAGTGGCCATTATTGTGAGTCTGCTACTGCCCCCGGCGACCCCGCTGATCGGGATGTTGATGTTCGGAAACCTGTTAAAGGAATGTACCGTAACCGACCGACTGTCGCAAACGGCGCAAAACGAACTGATCAACATCGTAACGATTTTACTGGGAATCAGTGTAGGAGCCTCGGCGAAAGCGGAGCAGTTCCTGGAATTTGAAACCATTCAAATCATTGTTCTGGGCGTTGTGGCCTTTGGGGTAGGTACGGCTTCGGGACTGATCATCGCTAAGCTGATGAACAAGATCTCGAAAAAAGCCATCAATCCTCTGATCGGCGCTGCAGGCGTATCCGCGGTACCCATGGCCTCCCGGGTGGTCCAAAGCGTGGGCCAAAAGGAAAACCCCAGCAACTTCCTGTTGATGCACGCCATGGGACCTAACGTATCCGGCGTCATCGGCTCCGCCGTCGCCGCCGGCGTCATGCTCTCCCTCTTCGGCGGCTAG